The following proteins come from a genomic window of Halomicroarcula saliterrae:
- a CDS encoding succinylglutamate desuccinylase/aspartoacylase family protein has protein sequence MVTLGTASAAPGEIDTGRLEVGESRDGSPIGLPVAVVNGSRDGKTLYMQAASDGDELNGVGVIQRVVPQIDPTELSGTILVCGIVNYHAFQVAQHRNPIDDTKMNRAYPGDASGTSSERIAAATYDAAVSADLVVDLHQGSTSRMIEEVRVRCGSRHRLHSECLELAKVFDCGHILDQKGPDGQLARAAPDEGVPTIDPELGGCVGWDEQSIRAGVDGVFNVLRYYDFLTGTYSPSPQARATGFEQYGSPVGGLVDLRPELGDRVSRGDTLFEVTDVFGATKSEITADSAGIFWRSRRLPQVATGEYVCSVGTNIDTY, from the coding sequence ATGGTAACTCTCGGTACGGCGAGTGCCGCTCCCGGTGAGATAGACACCGGGCGTCTGGAGGTCGGCGAGAGTCGCGACGGCAGTCCCATCGGTCTGCCGGTCGCGGTCGTCAACGGGTCCAGAGACGGAAAGACGCTCTACATGCAGGCGGCGAGCGACGGCGACGAACTGAACGGCGTGGGCGTCATCCAGCGGGTCGTCCCACAGATAGACCCGACGGAGCTTTCGGGGACGATTCTCGTCTGTGGCATCGTCAACTACCACGCGTTCCAGGTCGCACAACACCGCAACCCCATCGACGACACGAAGATGAACCGGGCCTACCCCGGCGACGCCTCCGGTACCTCCAGCGAGCGGATCGCGGCGGCCACCTACGACGCCGCCGTCAGCGCCGACCTCGTCGTCGACCTCCACCAGGGGTCGACCTCGCGGATGATAGAGGAGGTCCGCGTCCGCTGTGGCTCCCGGCACCGCCTCCACAGCGAGTGCCTCGAACTCGCGAAGGTGTTCGACTGTGGCCACATTCTGGACCAGAAGGGCCCGGACGGCCAGCTCGCGCGGGCCGCGCCGGACGAGGGCGTCCCGACCATCGACCCCGAACTCGGCGGCTGTGTCGGCTGGGACGAACAGTCGATACGGGCCGGCGTCGACGGCGTGTTCAACGTGCTCCGGTACTACGACTTCCTGACCGGCACGTACAGCCCGTCGCCACAGGCCCGCGCCACCGGCTTCGAGCAGTACGGCTCACCGGTCGGCGGGCTCGTCGATTTGCGCCCCGAACTCGGTGACCGCGTCAGTCGCGGGGACACGCTGTTCGAGGTGACCGACGTGTTCGGCGCGACGAAATCCGAGATAACCGCCGACTCGGCCGGCATCTTCTGGCGCTCGCGCCGGCTCCCGCAGGTCGCCACCGGCGAGTACGTCTGTTCGGTCGGGACGAACATCGACACGTACTAG
- a CDS encoding potassium channel family protein — protein MDTWQRRTLIYIVGLAGVILGFAAVYDYGMSAFENDPRSFLRSLQFVVETFTTTGYGSDSPWQSAEMLVLVMVIDITGVILIFLALPVLLFPLFEEAIETNAPTTVERDLEDHVVICQFTPRGETLVTELESWDVDYIVVEPDSDRADDLYEEGYHVIHADPQSVEGLEQARLSSARALVADASDQVNTSIVLTAREVDEDVRRVSVVEEPDRAKYHDLAGADAVLSPRRLLGESLASKVTTGVSTTLGDSIEVGEDFDIAELPIHRGSGLVGTTLAESQIREQTGVNIIGAWFRGQFVSPPSPDAELDGSTVLLASGTADQLESLKSMTLSSVRGFRRGETVIVGYGEVGQTVAGHLEEAAVPYTVLDRKANDGVDVVGDATEPDDLRAADVQNARTVILALSADTDTEFATLVIRDLNPEVEVIARAEETENVTKMYRAGADYVLSLATVSGRMLASTILENENVISMDQQVEIIRVDAGKLAGTSLGDADVRSRTGCTVVVVERNGTVLTDLGPDVRVQYGDSLVIAGTDAGVAQFQRLF, from the coding sequence ATGGATACGTGGCAGCGGCGGACGCTGATATACATCGTCGGGCTGGCCGGCGTCATTCTGGGTTTTGCAGCCGTCTACGACTACGGGATGTCGGCCTTCGAGAACGACCCTCGCAGCTTCCTCCGGTCGCTCCAGTTCGTCGTCGAGACGTTCACGACCACCGGCTACGGCTCCGACTCACCGTGGCAGAGCGCGGAGATGCTCGTCCTCGTGATGGTGATAGACATCACCGGCGTCATCCTCATCTTCCTCGCGCTGCCGGTCCTCCTCTTCCCACTGTTCGAGGAGGCAATAGAGACGAACGCCCCGACCACCGTCGAGCGCGACCTGGAAGACCACGTCGTTATCTGCCAGTTCACCCCCCGTGGCGAGACGCTCGTCACCGAACTCGAATCGTGGGATGTGGACTACATCGTGGTCGAACCGGACAGCGACCGGGCCGACGACCTTTACGAGGAGGGATACCACGTCATCCACGCCGACCCCCAGTCCGTCGAGGGGTTAGAGCAAGCCCGCCTCTCCAGCGCCCGCGCACTCGTCGCCGACGCCTCCGATCAGGTCAACACGAGTATCGTTCTCACCGCCCGCGAAGTCGACGAAGACGTGCGGCGGGTCAGCGTCGTCGAGGAGCCCGACCGGGCGAAGTACCACGACCTCGCCGGCGCCGACGCCGTCCTCTCGCCGCGCCGGCTGTTGGGCGAGAGCCTCGCCAGCAAGGTCACGACCGGCGTCTCGACGACGCTGGGCGACTCCATCGAGGTCGGCGAGGACTTCGACATCGCGGAGCTGCCGATCCACCGGGGGAGCGGCCTCGTCGGGACGACCCTCGCCGAGAGCCAAATCCGCGAACAGACCGGCGTCAACATCATCGGGGCGTGGTTCCGCGGCCAGTTCGTCAGCCCGCCCTCGCCCGACGCCGAACTCGACGGCTCGACCGTCCTGCTGGCCTCCGGGACCGCCGACCAGCTCGAATCGCTGAAGTCGATGACCCTCTCCAGCGTGCGGGGCTTTCGCCGCGGCGAGACGGTCATCGTCGGCTACGGCGAGGTCGGACAGACCGTCGCCGGCCACCTCGAAGAGGCCGCCGTTCCGTACACGGTGCTCGACCGGAAAGCGAATGACGGCGTCGACGTTGTCGGCGACGCCACGGAGCCCGACGACCTGCGAGCGGCCGACGTGCAGAACGCCCGCACGGTCATCCTCGCGCTCTCGGCGGACACCGACACCGAGTTCGCGACGCTCGTAATCCGGGACCTCAACCCCGAGGTCGAAGTCATCGCCCGCGCCGAGGAGACCGAGAACGTCACCAAGATGTACCGCGCGGGGGCCGACTACGTCCTCTCGCTGGCGACCGTCAGCGGCCGGATGCTCGCGTCCACGATTCTGGAAAACGAGAACGTCATCTCCATGGACCAGCAGGTCGAAATCATCCGGGTCGACGCCGGCAAACTCGCCGGGACGAGCCTCGGTGACGCGGACGTCCGCTCCCGGACCGGCTGTACGGTCGTCGTCGTCGAGCGCAACGGGACCGTACTGACCGACCTCGGACCGGACGTGCGCGTCCAGTACGGTGACAGCCTCGTCATCGCCGGAACGGATGCCGGTGTGGCGCAGTTTCAGCGCCTCTTCTAA
- a CDS encoding DUF7511 domain-containing protein, whose translation MSSESSQPEIETRPPLPQDEFSEALLTAELEPTADGGQRALLYPEDRPDVELATHWLAAPETLLVDLDDIR comes from the coding sequence ATGAGCAGTGAGTCGTCGCAACCGGAGATCGAGACACGACCGCCACTTCCACAGGACGAGTTCAGCGAGGCACTCCTCACCGCGGAGCTGGAACCGACTGCCGACGGCGGCCAGCGTGCGCTCCTGTACCCGGAAGATAGGCCCGACGTCGAGCTGGCAACCCACTGGCTCGCGGCCCCGGAGACCCTCCTCGTCGACCTCGACGACATTCGGTGA
- a CDS encoding potassium channel family protein, whose protein sequence is MEPTGTVKYEPVSVKAVLSEMKDTAELLIDLSYSAVLLGSDDVASEVLELEAKMDVLQLRARMSLLMACRSTDDAETLAPVLGMVGAAEKISDAAGDIAKVVLEDIGLPDTMRAALPEAVETLVRATVTADSPLAGQTLGALNLETETGVRALAIRRQGNWLLNPTRETELAADDVVLLRGPEDGVSDVYHDATGERYEPPEPPEGDTQDLERAVDSIVLMKDMGELAVDLAYGAVLFDSEAVAEEVVELEAEVDALQSRFEAWTLRAAADMDDPVSLRGLVHLARSTEVISDAALEISEGVLRGLSTHPVVAEAVRESDEILVRATVTDDSALAGRTIGDAAVKTETGMRIIAIRRATGQSDRTGREGGEWVVSPGPETPLRAGDVLLAKGTRTGAERFTTLTETSGPA, encoded by the coding sequence ATGGAGCCCACGGGTACGGTCAAGTACGAGCCGGTGAGTGTCAAAGCGGTGCTTTCGGAGATGAAAGACACCGCCGAGTTGCTCATCGACCTCTCGTACTCGGCCGTGTTGCTGGGAAGCGACGACGTGGCCAGCGAGGTGCTGGAGCTCGAAGCCAAGATGGACGTGCTCCAGCTTCGCGCGCGGATGAGCCTGCTGATGGCCTGCCGGTCGACGGACGACGCCGAGACGCTGGCACCGGTGCTGGGGATGGTCGGGGCCGCCGAGAAGATAAGCGACGCCGCCGGGGATATCGCCAAAGTAGTACTGGAGGATATCGGCCTGCCGGACACGATGCGAGCGGCGCTGCCCGAGGCCGTCGAGACGCTCGTTCGAGCGACGGTCACCGCCGACTCGCCGCTCGCCGGTCAGACGCTCGGTGCGCTGAACCTCGAAACGGAGACCGGCGTACGCGCGCTAGCCATCCGCCGGCAAGGGAACTGGCTGCTCAACCCCACCCGGGAGACGGAGCTGGCAGCCGACGACGTGGTCCTGCTTCGCGGGCCCGAAGACGGCGTCAGCGACGTCTACCACGACGCCACCGGCGAGCGCTACGAGCCGCCCGAACCGCCGGAGGGCGACACGCAGGACCTCGAACGCGCCGTCGACTCCATCGTTCTGATGAAAGACATGGGCGAGCTCGCCGTCGACCTGGCCTACGGCGCCGTGCTCTTCGACAGCGAGGCCGTCGCCGAGGAGGTCGTCGAACTCGAAGCCGAGGTCGACGCCCTCCAGTCCAGATTCGAGGCGTGGACCCTCCGGGCGGCCGCCGACATGGACGACCCCGTCTCGCTGCGCGGGCTGGTCCACCTCGCCCGCTCGACGGAGGTCATCTCCGACGCCGCCCTCGAAATCAGCGAGGGGGTGTTGCGGGGGCTCTCGACACACCCCGTCGTCGCCGAAGCGGTGCGCGAATCCGACGAGATACTCGTCCGCGCGACGGTGACCGACGACAGCGCGCTGGCCGGCCGGACCATCGGCGACGCCGCGGTCAAGACGGAGACTGGGATGCGAATCATCGCTATCCGGCGGGCGACTGGCCAGAGCGACCGCACCGGCCGCGAGGGCGGCGAGTGGGTCGTCTCGCCGGGACCGGAGACACCGCTACGGGCCGGTGACGTGTTGCTCGCGAAGGGGACCCGCACGGGCGCGGAACGGTTCACGACGCTCACGGAGACGAGCGGGCCAGCCTGA
- the citZ gene encoding citrate synthase: MSDDLKKGLEGVLVTESGLSVIDGDAGELVYRGYTIEDLANGASYEEVLYLLWYGHLPDSGELDAFASEMAGEREVDDAVLATVREMAEADENPMAALRTAVSMLSGFDPAPEDADPTDEDVNLATGRRITAKVPTIIAAFTRIRSGDDPVEPREDLGHAENFLYMLNDEVPDDVLADVFDQALVLHADHGINASTFSAMVTASTLSDLHSSVTAAIGTLKGPLHGGANQDVMEMLKEVDDAEQDPLDWVKTALDEGRRVSGFGHRVYNVKDPRAKILGERSKELGEAAGSLKWYEMSTTIEDYLMEEKGLAPNVDFYSASTYYQMGIPIDIYTPIFAMSRVGGWVAHVIEYIEDNRLIRPRARYVGPDPAETTFVPLDER, translated from the coding sequence ATGTCCGACGACCTCAAGAAAGGGCTGGAGGGAGTCCTCGTCACCGAATCCGGTCTCAGCGTGATCGACGGTGACGCGGGCGAACTCGTCTACAGGGGGTACACCATCGAGGACCTCGCGAACGGTGCCAGCTACGAGGAGGTCCTGTACCTCCTCTGGTACGGCCACCTGCCCGACAGCGGCGAACTCGACGCGTTCGCCTCGGAGATGGCGGGCGAGCGCGAGGTGGACGACGCCGTGCTCGCGACGGTCCGCGAGATGGCCGAGGCCGACGAGAACCCGATGGCCGCGCTCCGGACGGCCGTCTCGATGCTCTCCGGGTTCGACCCCGCGCCCGAGGACGCCGACCCGACCGACGAGGACGTGAACCTCGCCACCGGTCGCCGAATCACGGCGAAGGTCCCCACCATCATCGCCGCCTTCACCCGCATCCGCAGCGGCGACGACCCGGTCGAGCCCCGCGAGGACCTGGGCCACGCCGAGAACTTCCTCTACATGCTCAACGACGAGGTGCCCGACGACGTCCTCGCGGACGTCTTCGACCAGGCCCTCGTCCTCCACGCCGACCACGGTATCAACGCCTCGACGTTCTCGGCGATGGTCACCGCCTCCACCCTGTCGGACCTCCACAGCTCGGTCACCGCCGCTATCGGCACGCTGAAAGGACCGCTGCACGGCGGCGCCAATCAGGACGTCATGGAGATGCTCAAAGAGGTCGACGACGCCGAACAGGACCCCCTCGACTGGGTGAAGACCGCTCTCGACGAGGGTCGCCGGGTGTCGGGCTTTGGCCACCGCGTCTACAACGTCAAGGACCCCCGCGCGAAGATTCTGGGCGAGCGCTCGAAGGAGCTCGGCGAGGCCGCCGGCTCGCTGAAGTGGTACGAGATGTCCACGACCATCGAGGACTACCTCATGGAGGAGAAGGGGCTCGCCCCCAACGTCGACTTCTACTCCGCCTCGACGTACTACCAGATGGGCATCCCCATCGACATCTACACCCCCATCTTCGCGATGTCCCGCGTCGGCGGCTGGGTCGCCCACGTCATCGAGTACATCGAGGACAACCGGCTCATTCGCCCCCGCGCCCGGTACGTCGGCCCGGACCCGGCCGAGACGACGTTCGTGCCGCTGGACGAGCGATAG